The Phragmites australis chromosome 1, lpPhrAust1.1, whole genome shotgun sequence genomic interval ATTTCTAATTTCTTTTATTCTGAAAATCCTTTTATTGCGCAAGCTGACGtcataaagaaaaattaaattatttttctattgaaaaacCCATAAAAAAAAGTCTATAGACTCATAAACCACGACCACAGGGCCGATCCATGGTCCACGATGGACCGATTACACAAGGATAAAGGGGTACGCGATCTGAGCCTTTCGATCAAGATTGGATGGTCGGAGATGGTGGGTGGGGGGGTTGAACTTGGGCGGTGACATTGCATAGGGATTACAGCAGGCcgacggcggcgcacggccagAGGCTTGCCAGAGTCACATGAAAACATGCGTCTAAGCTCCGTTGGCGATGAAGAGTGGCGCAAAAGGGAGAGAGGAGCACGAGGAGTCTCACTGCAAGGTCCTCGATGGTGAAGAGGGGTGGTGGACGGTGGGCGATGACAAGATGCGGCCGGTGGAACTCAAGTTCGGTGCGGACGGCTCCCGGCAATAGAGAGAGGCCGAAGTCCGGCACTACGAGATCCTCGAGAACCTGTGCACATGAAGAGGGGTTACCTCAATCAGTAATAACTCGGTGGCGGAGAACCGGCGTGGCGGGAGCCAAGAGCCAAGAAGTATTGAGATCAATTATGCAGACTAATTAAACAAGTGAAAAAATAGTAGAAAAAAGGGGGTTTCTAGTAAATCCCGAGTGGATGAAAAAACCACTATTTTCTTAAAACAAATGTCTCTGTTGGAACGTTACGCCGCGCCGGCCGGTCGGTTTCAGGCAAGCTGACCCATCTGATTGCGCGCGTCAGCATCACCATCATCAGCCAATCAGCCCACATATGGATCTCGAAACGGATGGATGCGTTAATCAATGGGAAATCAGAAATCTGGTGCTCATTTTCGGGCTCGTCAGCACAGGACAGGACAGGCGCTTGGTGATCTGGATGGCCAATAGCAGGCCAAGTCGATCGACCTGCGGCGATGTGCGTAGGAAGCTCAACGGCTCTGACACTGCAAGTCTGCGTTGCCAACTCGCCATTGGTCGATCAATACTGCAGTGGGAGCGAGAGCAAGAGGGTCATGTTCCTTTCCTTTCCGACCATCCAATGGAAGATCTCCACCCTCCATTGAATCATTGAATCATACTACCGAGATATTACTTAGTCGAGCGTAGAGGCGGAGCCAAAAAAATATGACCAGCTGTTCCGAACTAGTCTGCTAAAGATCTAGATTACTATGTATAATAGATCActagaaaatataattttaactGATGTTCTGTGCATCTGTACTGATAAGGTGAGTCCACCCTTGATGGAGCGACCATCGTTGAACCAAGGTTTCCGAAACTCCACCGCAATTCCAAACGGAGCCGCATCATATGCTACTGTATGTAATTCAGTGGTTATTCTTGCTCGGGAAACATGTTAATTCCGCAATGCGCAAACATGATGCATGAGGACGAGTagcgcgtgcatgcatgcatggcgcgGCTCATCTTGTGTGATCTTTTGGTCGTTCCGATGTGAAAAGGGCAGCAGGAAATCAGCCGGAGAAATCGGCCCGTGATGGCTAGCTGCAACTGCAAGCAAGCGTCGGAGACGGAGAGGCGATCGTCCGCAGTGGAAGTAGAGATCAATGCACAGCATGCAATCAGTGCGTCCACACCAACGCGAAATGTTGGTGTGCGACACGAGGAGAAATCACGGGCGGACGGGGAGGAATCCACGTCGCATGCAGCTGCCTTCGACTGATCGATCCGTACAGTCGAATGCAAGTTCAGTGTCAGGGCGAAGTGCACGTCGCAACGGCGTCGTCTCTCCGATCTCCGACCGGTAGGATCGATGCCTACGCCGCGCCATAACATAGACCGGGGCAAGGCCAAATCCACCGCCGACCTACGTGCATTAATCGTCTGTCTGTGATCGGACTCACTACAGACGGTCCCTCCCTTCTATAGAAATCATTTATCATAGACGGTTTAGTCTTTAACTAGCCGTCAAATACAGCCTCCTCTACAGTAGTGTATACTTCCTGCGCGTTGAGGATCCGTGAATCTACTCCAATTCAACTCAATCAACTAACCAGAGTGTATTTATGGATACCTATAGATTGCTCTAAGACCATCCCTAGCGTCGCATAGGTGTCTTTAGTAACGCGACAGTTGCAAAAGGTGCAACATTGATACAACTTGCACTGTGCCTACAGAGAATAAAGTCCGGTATAAATATAATGTATATCAGAGCGGGACCTAtggtttggactttggagtCGTTTTCCCTCCACTTTTCAAAGGGCTCACATCACCAACCAACCCAAATTTAAACCTCAAAAAGTGAGCGAGGGGAGAGGCCACGTACCTAGTACGTAAGACCAATGAGGCGCAGCATCATACCATACCCGCAATTAATCGTCGTCATGGGGCATGTACCCTAGGGTGATATGGCCTTTGTTTGTGCACGTATTGTTTTGTTGCTCAAGGTGGGTCATGGCTAACTTGACTTGGATTCATTGCCCTGTCCCAGTTGAATCTCCCAACTCACGTAGGAAACCATCTCCATCGTGTTATTCAATTTTTTCTAGTCACGGGCCCAGAGGGCCATTGCTCTTCTACTCCAAAACAAGCCTTTTCCCCGTTGACAGGGGGCCAAGAGACCGAAAATTCAAAGTAGAGCATTTCCCTTTGAAAATTCAAAGTAGAGCATTTCCCTTTGAGAAATACTCCACAAGTTATGGCTGGGACAGGACAACGAAATGGTATTGCCATGCTCGGTGACATCTGTTCGACCTCCATTTGCCGCCTCTTGGAGCTCGGCCATGGTATCCCTGCCGAAGTGCCGATAGTGCCGACTGCAGAAACTGTGGAGTGGACAAGTCATCCGACaacgcctcctcttcctccgatTCGCTGTCGTCCGGTGGTGCCAAGAATCGGGAGGTTCTACGGGATCGCTCGCCGGAGCCGTTCTCCGACCGAATTGCCTTTTTCAAGAGTTAGTTGGCTGAATCGCATAGTGCAATTATTTGAAGTTGAAATCtaattttctcaaaagaaatttgaagtttCCAGTTAAATTTCCAAAGTTTTAGTGAAAAGTCCGTCACCAAATCCGATATGGTGCTTCGAAACTTTTGAGTGTAAcactaataataaaaaaaatcaacaatacCGATTTTAGACCCGAAACTCTATAAGTGACACTGATAGTCGAAGACtatagaaccagcactgatgaggttttctagaaaaaaaaaagaaaaaaggcatGACAAATGAGCCAGCTTGATGCATTCAGTTGAGCCCGCTGCCAGCCCACATAACGGAGCTCATTGTCGTCGAGGACACTGCCGCCGTGGATCCTTGCTCCATCCTGCATAAAAACACGGGGAACGAAGGCCGTCACCACAGAAACCAACCATTTTCACCCGCGCCACCAACACTTAGTGATCCAGCTGCTGCTTCTCGCTCGATCGGACGGCGACGAGCACCTCCCCTAGCTACTCCCGCTTCGTGTCCCGCTCCTCCTCGCACTCGCCCATGTTGACGAACGTGAACATGCGGTTGCACGAGGCGATCTTGTAGATGAGGCTGTCGGCCTTAGGCTctggcgacggcggaggcagCTTGGACATGCCGGGCAGCGAGCCATCCGGCTTCTCGAGCTCGAATAGGAACCTCAGCGTGGTCGACCTCCTCTTGGCTGACGACGCCCTCGGCACCACCTCCGCCGCAATTGCTCCCAtagcctcctcctccctacgCAAGCCTTGCTGTTCTCTCTACCCACAAGTCGCCGCAAAGAGGTCATGAGAGAACACCTCAACACTGAAGTCCTTGTCATCGGCATCACCTCCCCCGTCCGCACCGCCGTTCGCTACCTCCTTGCCGGATCCGCGAGGAGGTCGACGAGGAGGGCAGTGAGGGGGGAGGAGATAGGGTGGTCGACGAGCTCGAGGCTGAGAGcatgagagggggggggggagatgagtgagtgagagagagggctgCGCATGAGGATAAGATCGAGAGAGCGAGTCGACCGAACGTCGGACACAAGCCAAAActatatttcataaaaaattcgGGTTCGGAGgtagtatcagtgctagttagtattaaaaaccggtactaatactacttatcagtgccggtttttgtTTGAATGGATTAATGAATATCTGATTTTggtatgaaccgacagtgataccttatcagtgtcggttttgattgaaccgatattgataaatcgacacttatgactagttctgtATGAGTGAAAGTTTCATGATTAAACTTTGAAAAATATGCGTGCGGTAGATGTAATTGTTGGATTTGATCTCGACCACCTAAATCCTAACCAAAACCTATTCCTAAGGGCCACATGCATACGCTTTGATCGGAAGCGCAACCAATAGTTTTTGGTTGCGGTCTCGCTTCGTGCTGCGCCAAATAAACAGGGGGAGCCGGTACCTCATGGTCTAATGGTTCCTATGAGATTTAGCCTTCCTCGTACACCCAAACCCTAAGACGATCCTAAGGGGCACAACAGCGAGGCGAAGGCCATCGCCGCCATCTTCACCACCATGCCGGTGATTGCAACAACATCCCTGCCTGCATTGACCTAATTCACCAACCTCGGCGACCTCTTCATCAACACATGCAACAACCCCACGCCGCCCACGATCTCCATGGACAGAACAACACCTTTGCCGGCGGCTCTACTCAGATCGCATCAACTTGTTGCCTCTCTACCCCGAGGCATCACTAACCCGCTAATGGCTTCCTCGAGATCAGGTAAGTCCCAATGCTTTCCCTTAATGGGTGTTCAACTATAGGGCTAGGCTTTCCATGTTGATCAGAGGGGAAATTCAAAACTAACAGTGATTTCAAGTTAAAAGTAGGGTTGCATTAGCTTCTCACTGCTCTCCATAGTTTGGCAACATACGCTGTCAGCTCGAAAGGAAAACAAGCCAGCACATCGTAAGGCTAAGTGGTGTCAGCAGCTTGCGCAAGCGTGTACCATGTCTGCCCTTGTCATGTTTGGTGGTGGTGCGCTCCTTGCCCTCGACATGGCTTAACGAGGAGAAGGCGCGCGTACGTGCGTGCTCGATTCAAAACGGCTATATATAGGAGCCGGATCTCTCAGTGAAGCATCAAACTTGTGAGAAAATGGCTTTCGCTGACACGCTCCAAACACAGTGCACCCTGCAGCCGGCCACGAGCTCGCGCCGTCCCAGACCGTGCGCGCGCTTCGCGGCTGTCGCCACTCGCAGCACGGCGGCGACAGCATGGGGCGCCGCCGCGAGGGCCCGCGCTCCGGCCGCATCAGCGGCGAGGATGAGCACGCGGAGGACGGCTTCAGTCGCAACCATGTGGAGGCAGGTCCAGGGGTCCCACGACTGGGACGGCCTGCTTGAGCCGCTGCACCCGGTGGTGCGCGACGAGGTCGCGCGGTACGGGGAGCTCGTCGGCGCCTGCTACACGGCGCTGGACGTGGACCCGTCGTCGGCGCGGCACATGTGCTGCAAGTACGGCAAGGAGCGCGTGCTCCAGGAGGCTGGCGTGGTCGGGGCAGGGTACGAGGTGACGAGGTACATCTACGCGACGCCGGACGTGGGGCCGTACACTAGCGGCCGCCCCAGCTGGGTCGGGTACGTCGCCGTGTCCACGGACGAGATGACCCCGGAGCTTGGCAGGCGCGACGTGCTAGTCTCGCTGCGCGGGACGGTGACGCGGGCGGAGTGGACGGCCAACCTCATGAGCTCGCTCGAGCCGGCGCGCCTTGACGCGTGCGACGTGCGCCCGGACGTCAAGGTCGAGTCGGGCTTCCTCAACCTCTATACCTCTTCGGCCGACAAGCAGAGCCGGTCCGGCGGCATGGGGAGCTGCCGGGAGCAGCTCCTCCGCGAGGTTTCCCGGCTCATCACGTCTTTCTCCAAGGACCACCCCTGCGAGGACATGAGCGTCACCCTGGCCGGCCACAGCATGGGCAGTGCCCTCGCGGTGCTGCTCGGGTACGACCTCGCCGAGCACGGCCTCAACCGCGACGCGTCCGGGCGCTGCGTCCCCGTGACCGTTTTTTCCTTCGGCGGGCCGAGGGTGGGGAACGCTGCCTTCAAGGACCGCTGCGACGAGCTCGGCGTGAAGGCGCTGCGCGTCGCCAACGTGCGCGACCCGATCACCATGCTCCCGGGCGTCCTCCTGAACGAGGGCACGACGGGGCTGCTCGGCTCCTGGGGAGGCGACCGCTACACGCACGTCGGCGTAGAGCTGTCCCTCGACTTCCTCAGGCTCCACAACCTGGGCAGCGTACATGACCTCGGCACGTACGTAGAGTCGCTCAAGGCGGAAGAAACCTGCGGCAAGTTGTCCAATGCGGTCGCGTACAGGCGGGGCGGCGTTCTCGCAAAGGCGATGGAGTTCGTCGCGGGACAGCGCGCccccacttttgtgtgacaggAGGCGGCTCTGCAAATGGGCAGCCTGGTGCACTCTGCCGGCTTGATCTGAGACCTCGGATTAATCTTTTCTTAGTTTCTGTATCGAAAGCTTGTCGTGCTGTTTTCTTGGCCACTAGCTAGTTGACTCTCTTTTCGATTGTTTGAGGGCCAATCAGTTGGTGGGTCATGGGCAAATCTCATGCATTCTTTTGTAAAGATTGCAGAGATCCATCATTTTTGTTGGAAGAAAGCACAATGGGCTTCCAGCACCCTGCTTCTTCCATTCACATACCACACAAGAGACAATAATATTTTTTCAGAAACAAGAGACTAGAATGATTTGATTTAGCATGCTTTTTGTTTGATGTTGCGACAACTATTCTCTCACTGCAGTTGCCACTTGACACGTAGCACTTGCCATGAGATCTGCTCCAGTCCCATCACGCAGCAGTGGTAACCAAACGGTGCACAGATGACAGGCCTAGGCGCTAACCGGCCACGCACCTGTACTCGATATTCAGGGTAACTCTTGCTCTTAAGCGTGCAATTCggctccaattagtaaatattacGATAAAATTGTTAGTCAAActtcttcaaataaaaatatgtctTATAAAAGTTTACGGAGGGAATATTATTTTCAGGGCCTTGCATTGTGTGCATGGTATGGCTAGCTAGGTCGATCGGAGCCTCTTGGTTGGTAACTTTCGAATAACGGCGTATGCATAGCATGGCTGCACAGCACAGGCTACATCAACGTCACCTACTCGTTTGTGGCCCTGTCATTATAGTTCATGAAATGGATG includes:
- the LOC133886089 gene encoding phospholipase A1 EG1, chloroplastic/mitochondrial-like, which codes for MAFADTLQTQCTLQPATSSRRPRPCARFAAVATRSTAATAWGAAARARAPAASAARMSTRRTASVATMWRQVQGSHDWDGLLEPLHPVVRDEVARYGELVGACYTALDVDPSSARHMCCKYGKERVLQEAGVVGAGYEVTRYIYATPDVGPYTSGRPSWVGYVAVSTDEMTPELGRRDVLVSLRGTVTRAEWTANLMSSLEPARLDACDVRPDVKVESGFLNLYTSSADKQSRSGGMGSCREQLLREVSRLITSFSKDHPCEDMSVTLAGHSMGSALAVLLGYDLAEHGLNRDASGRCVPVTVFSFGGPRVGNAAFKDRCDELGVKALRVANVRDPITMLPGVLLNEGTTGLLGSWGGDRYTHVGVELSLDFLRLHNLGSVHDLGTYVESLKAEETCGKLSNAVAYRRGGVLAKAMEFVAGQRAPTFV